GATGGATttcatcctttttctttttgtcatgtgACAAATAACACTGAGACCTCCCTCCAGGTTTCCCATCATGGGGCTGATGATGACAACATGAAtgaatcgtgtgtgtgtgtgtgtgtgtgtgtgtgtgtgtgtgtgtgtgtgtgtgtgtgtgtgtgtgtgtgtgtgtgtgtctctgcaggcgAGGATAGCGTTCCTGCAGGGGGAGAGGAAAGGTCAGGAGAACCTGAAGAACGACCTGGTCAGAAGAATAAAGATGTTAGAATACGCTTTAAAACAGGAAAGGTAAGAGACGACTCTGTTCTCAGGGCTCAAACATGACTCAGCACAAGAGCCACGGtgctgctgtgtcatgtttgaGCCCGTCTGTGACTTCCTGCCATCACTCATTGTTTTCTAGGTCAATCCGTCAGGTTTCTGATCGATCCGTCAGGTTTCTGATCGATCCGTCAGGTTTCTGATTGATCAGTCAGGTTTCTGATCGATCCGTCAGGTTTCTGATCGATCAGTCAGGTTTGtgatttcagttttaaatgaaGGAAACTAGATCTAAGTCTGCAGTTGTGGTGCGTTTAAGTGCCAATGGGAAACTTTGAGATCCTGTTAATTACACGTTCAGAGTGAAGTTCCCCACACGTCCACGAGCAGGCGATGAAGATCACGATGTTCTGCGGCTGTGACCAAacgcagcagctgctctgcttcaggGACGCTGACAcgttctgcagaaacactttgtcTTGGTGAATCTTCCTCACGTTTCAGCAgaaatgtttccttttgtttcctccGCAGAGCAAAATATCACAAGTTAAAATATGGAACGGAGTTGAATCAGGGGGAGATGAAGATGCCAAGCTTTGAATCAGGTGGGTGGTAACGGAGCAGCCCTGGACCTGGTCTGTGTCTCAGACCAGGTCTCTGCAGGCCCCTGAAACCTCTTTAACTCTTCACATCAGaaactctcctcttcctcctttaatctcctctctctgcttctcagcTTTACATGCtgccttcttctcctcctcctcctcctcctccttctttcttctttctcttcttcctctttttcttctctctcctccccctccccctccccctcctcagtACTGGTCTGACCCTTGGTCTCTGGGGGACACATCAGACCCTCTGACCTTTAACTGGTCTCGTTGGTTTGTTGGTCTCCTTCGGTGCAGGTGATCTTCGTGTCTCAGGTgtcctctttgttttgtgtgtttgtccttcagaCACCAAAGACTCAGAGGTCTCTGCTGTACCTGCCAACAGTCAGCTCACCTGGAAACAAGGAAGACAACTACTGCGACAGTAAGAGCACACACAGGCCgtcactgtttcctgtttgcagcACAGGTGACGACAGGCGACGACAGGTGGCGTCAGATATCACCTGGACTCAGAGGAACAGCAGGATGTCTTTAACAGCTTGAGCTACATTTCGTAGACGTCTGTAGGACAGGAGAGTGGACGTCTCGTTCGTCCTCAGAGAATCTGAAGGGAGACAGCTGACTGTCAATCACTGGATCAATCACATTGAAAGGATATTGATTAATGATTGTACAGACTTAAACTGGTTCAGTGTGTTAAATATCAGAATCTGCTGCCaaccaatcaaccaatcaaGAAAAGAATCTGTAGGTCGAAGTTACAGCGAGACGTCCTCAGATTGTCAGACTGTGATataaaactctgtgtgtgtgtgtgtgtgtgtgtgtgtgtgtgtgtgtgtgtgtgtgtgtatgcgtgcgtgcgtgcgtgcgtgcgtgcgtgcaggtACCTGCAGGAGGTGGGCTACACAGACACCATCCTGGACGTTCGTACTCAGAGGGTTCGCTCTCTGCTCGGCCTGTCGGGCTCCGAGCAGAACGGATCTGTGGAGAACAAGAACCTTCAGCACCTGATCAACGGAACAGAGCGCCGCAAGGACAGCAAGaggtacacacacgcacgcacgcacgaacacacacagtcacacacagtcactgcaggtcacacactgtcacacctgTCATCAGGAGTCCAGGTGACGTTCTGGAGACGTTCAACTTCCTGGAGAAcgcagaggacagtgatgaagaggaggatgaggagggagaccTGATGGATGACATCAGCACTGACAAACACCACCGagccaagaaacacaagaccaaggtacacacacacacacacacacacacacacacacacagccctgctctctcctctcctccccctgacgtctcctccccccccccttctcctcctcctcctcctccaggtgggGAATGAGGGCTTGGCGTCGGAGGACGACGCCGACACGGAGGAGGCTCTGAAAGAGTTTGACTTCCTGGTGACGGCAGAGGACGGCGAGGGAGCGGGTGAGGCTCGGAGCTCCGGGGACGGGACGGAGTGGGGTGAGAGTCTTTCAGTGTCTCAGCCAATCAAACGCTGGTGTGTAGATAGGGGACAGTTGTCAGCCAATCAGTCGTCCGTTCGTCTCTCTGCAGCGGAGCCTCTACCGTTTCCTCCCGGCGGGGGGAAGTCCTTCCTGTTGGGGGGGTCGGACGACGTGTTGGAGAGCGTGCTGGGATTGGGTGACCTCGCCGACCTCACCGTCACCAACGATGAAACGGACTACAGCTACGATGTAAGACGCCAACCGCAGCGCCGCTTCATCACGTGGGCGCTCACTGATCCATTTAACCACATGATCTGTCGTTTATCCCTCCAGCTGCCGTCCAATAAAGAGTCTTCGTTCAGGAAGACGTGGAACCCAAAGTACACGCTGCGGAGCCACTTCGACGGCGTTCGAGCGCTGGCCTTCCACCCCGTCGAGCCCTGCCTGGTCACCGTGTCCGAGGACCACACCCTCAAACTGTGGAACCTCACCAAGACCGTCCCTGCCAAAAAGTAGGCGCACGATGAGCGTCCGCCGCCGCActctgaagatgaagatgatgaagataatGAAGATGATGTGTTCAACAACAGTCTGGATGTTTGATTTCTGACTCccagttttctgtttgtgttttccagaaGTGCCTCTTTTGATGTGGAACCCGTCTACACATTCAGAGCTCATGTGTACGTACAcgcacgcacgtgcacacacacacacagacgcacacgcacagacacacacacacacatgcacacacacagacacagacagacagacacgcgcacacacacagacacacacgcacacacacacacagacagacacacacacacacacacacacacacacacacacacacacaggcacatgcacacacacagacacacacacacacacaggtttctgaTGTCATGAAGAAGATGAACGTATGgacaacagcaagaaaaaagctctgaaagatctctctgtctgtctctgtctctccttctgtctgtctgtctctgtctctccttctgtctctgtctctctgtctctctctgtgtctctctgtctctctgtgtctctctgtctctctgtctctctctgtctctgtctccagtgGTCCAGTGTTGTCGTTGGCGATGACGTCCAGTGGTGAGCAGTGTTTCAGTGGAGGCATCGACTCGACCATCCAGTGGTGGAACATCCCCAGCTCTAACGTGGACCCCTACGATACCTACGGTACACGCACacgcgcgtgcgcacacacacgcacacacgcacacacgcacacactctccagAAACACCGTGTTAATCTTCACACATACACCTGTTTGCTCAGTACGTTAACAgacccctcctctctttttcttctcgtCCAATCAGACCCCAGCGTCCTGGCGGGGTCGTGGACAGGGCACACAGACGCCGTGTGGGGATTGGCTTACAGCGGCATCAAGAACCGCCTCCTGTCCTGCTCGGCCGACGGAACGGTGAAACTGTGGAACCCGACGGAGAAGAACCCCTGCATCAGCActttcaacacaaacagaggtgaggacagagagcgTCCCCAGAGGACACGGCAGGACCTGCAGCGTGATGGAcccattcatgtgtgtgtgtgtgtgtgtgcgtgtgtgtgtgtttgtagagcACGGTGTCCCCACGTCGGTGGACTTCAACGGCTGTGACCCCGCCCACATGGTGGCGTCCTTTAACAGTGGAGACGTGGTGGTCTATGACCTGGAGacttcccagaatgcactggtGCTGAAGGGGCAGGGAGAAAgcagtaagacacacacacacacacacagtcaacagaaATGTGTCGTATCTTCTtcgttgtttttctctcctcttcatcgtctcgactcttcttcctcactcttTTAACCCCGCCCCCTCAGCCCTCCCAGGGTCCAATCATATCAATAAGGTGGTCAGTCACCCCACGCTGCCCGTCACCATCACCGCTCACGAAGACCGCCACATCAAATTCTACGACAACAAGTCaggtcagtctgtctctgtctccacctgtctctacctctctgtctccgcctgtctatgtctctgtctctgtctctgtctctgtctccgcctgtctctacctgtctctACCtttctctacctgtctgtctctgtctctacctgtctgtctctgtctctgtctctgtctgtctctgtcacagtcTGACTTCCGTCCTTTAGTGACGTTCTgtcctcagctcctctcagtCTGGAGCTGCAGGTGTTGAAGTGAAAGGATCATCTGTTGAGCAGCagtgctcacctgtctgtctcacctgtctgtcccacctgtctgtgtgcgtgcaggtAAAGTGATCCATGCCATGGTGGCTCACCTGGACGCAGTGACCAGTCTGGCAGTGGATCCTAACGGGATCTACCTGATGTCTGGAAGTGAGTCTCTTTCAACCAACAAGTCTGTGATGTTtgatcaaaatgtttgaactcctcctcctcacctcctcctcctcaggtcaCGACTGCTCCCTGCGTCTGTGGAACCTCGACAGTAAAACGTGCGTCCAGGAGATCACCGCTCACCGGAAGAAGAGCGAGGAGGCCATCTACGACGTGGCCTTCCACCCCTCCAAGGCCTACATCGCCTCCGCCGGCGCCGACGCCCTCGCCAGGGTCTACGTGTagacaaggaggagaagaagaagcagaggacCGCGGGGCGAGAgactcagacacagagagagagagagagagaggctagTCTGTTCACACATTAACAGTATTCAGGTCTGTTCAGGTCTCTGAGCACGAGATCTCCATCAGACGActgaacgaacacacacacacacacacacacacacacacacacacacacacactctgtgaaaGCGAGGAGgcagagctttgtgtgtgtgtgtctccctccgACTGGCTGAGAGACgttcaacagcagaaacacaaacgtTGTCAAACGTTGTTTGAAGCCTGCAGGTCGACGCCCAGCAGCTCACCTGTCCTGTGATGTCACCTGCCCTCGTCTGCGGAGCCCCGGCGCGGCTCCGATGACACTACATGAAGCCCCTCCCCCTCGTGTTGACACTAGTCTGACCTCGTGACCCCGCGGCGCCCAGCAGACGGACTCAAAGGAAAAATCCCCCATCAGagcgtttcttcttctgtgaggATGACGATGGCGTCACAGCTCCAGGTGTCAGAAAAACCTCGCCGCCAAGCTTTGCCGTTTTTGTCTTTACTGTTAGCGACGACAGGAAGTGTGGTCCCAGCCGGACTCACTGACGGCGTCTTAGCTGAGCGGAGTGATGCGGCCAACGCTTCCATTACGTTAAGTTAATTCAGAGACTGATGTCAGCTGACTGGCCGTCACGGCGTTCATCAGCCAACACGTGATTGGCTGGTTTGTTGAGCTGTAGGATGTATCTACTGACTGAACCGTTTTCCCTCTTGGCTGCTCGTATTTCCAGTCTGAACTGTAGACCTTGAACGCAGCATCGCTCTGCCAGACAATCTTCAGTCACAACTGAAGTTCATTGATTTCTTTCCAAACTGCAGTGACTGCTGGGAGAAAACCCCCACAGTGCTTTGCAGGAGCGCCTTCACTTTGACGTTTTGTGTCCAAAATGTCTCGCAGCTGTCCCCGCTGCTCTGAGGTGACAGAGTTTCCCTGGACGTCCTGCTGCTGAGCGTCGATTCGTCCTTCGCTGACGAGGACTCAAACGTCCCTGATGGTGCAGAAGAAGAACACGAGGGGGTTTTTCCTTTGAAGCGTCTCAGAGGACAAGACGGCGGACAGAACGTTTGACCTTTGAACCCTCAGTGAACCGAAGCttcaggaaaaacagcagatttttctaactttttacagtgtttttaaagaaagttcattaagaaatgaaatgttgagCGACGAGAACTCGATGGCAGATCGTGTCGGGTTGAAGGTCACATGTTCTGTTTCCGTCTCTGACCGCGTGCAAGCTGATTGGACGTCCACCCTAACGGGAACACGGATTGGCTAATGCACCCCCACCTCAGCCCCTGGGGGGCCGGTCGCTGCGCTGCGTCTCTTCAGACGTCTCTGTAGTTCCACGTGGacgttttctgtttgtgta
This window of the Chaetodon auriga isolate fChaAug3 chromosome 14, fChaAug3.hap1, whole genome shotgun sequence genome carries:
- the strn3 gene encoding striatin-3, whose amino-acid sequence is MDEHPGGGGVGAGAPRQPPPPQQQQQGSNSSANPPIGGGGGGVMVPHQPDELPRPQQQYTIPGILHYIQHEWARFEMERAHWEVERAELQARIAFLQGERKGQENLKNDLVRRIKMLEYALKQERAKYHKLKYGTELNQGEMKMPSFESDTKDSEVSAVPANSQLTWKQGRQLLRQYLQEVGYTDTILDVRTQRVRSLLGLSGSEQNGSVENKNLQHLINGTERRKDSKRSPGDVLETFNFLENAEDSDEEEDEEGDLMDDISTDKHHRAKKHKTKVGNEGLASEDDADTEEALKEFDFLVTAEDGEGAGEARSSGDGTEWAEPLPFPPGGGKSFLLGGSDDVLESVLGLGDLADLTVTNDETDYSYDLPSNKESSFRKTWNPKYTLRSHFDGVRALAFHPVEPCLVTVSEDHTLKLWNLTKTVPAKKSASFDVEPVYTFRAHVGPVLSLAMTSSGEQCFSGGIDSTIQWWNIPSSNVDPYDTYDPSVLAGSWTGHTDAVWGLAYSGIKNRLLSCSADGTVKLWNPTEKNPCISTFNTNREHGVPTSVDFNGCDPAHMVASFNSGDVVVYDLETSQNALVLKGQGESTLPGSNHINKVVSHPTLPVTITAHEDRHIKFYDNKSGKVIHAMVAHLDAVTSLAVDPNGIYLMSGSHDCSLRLWNLDSKTCVQEITAHRKKSEEAIYDVAFHPSKAYIASAGADALARVYV